Proteins from a single region of Halorubrum sp. 2020YC2:
- a CDS encoding sulfite exporter TauE/SafE family protein, translating into MIESLLRIDVALFVLIGVFDGAHCIGMCGPLVTMYSKWMTPQSDGGTVTADRGRAGRLTTYEVRQHFLFNLGRATTYAILGAVFGALGSVVFVTADQLTPIADLLRGVVGLAVGGFIVATGVRYVSGGSGGDIRIPGVQRVTSWLAARVHRHVNSSSIVGLGAVNAFLPCPMLYPASLFAFASGSPTTGGIALGALGIGTIQAVFLYGTIIQSIDVAHRRRVHRLLGVVFVVLGYVLFAHGLMALGVHLPHPMFPHYQPLGGMGH; encoded by the coding sequence ATGATAGAGTCGCTCCTCCGGATTGACGTCGCGCTCTTCGTCCTCATCGGGGTGTTCGACGGCGCACACTGTATCGGGATGTGCGGGCCGCTAGTGACGATGTACTCGAAGTGGATGACGCCGCAGTCTGACGGTGGAACAGTAACAGCCGATAGAGGACGTGCCGGCCGTCTCACGACCTACGAGGTTCGTCAGCACTTCTTGTTCAACCTCGGGCGGGCGACGACGTACGCGATTCTCGGGGCGGTCTTCGGCGCGCTCGGAAGCGTCGTGTTCGTCACCGCTGATCAACTGACACCGATCGCCGACCTCCTGCGAGGTGTTGTCGGTCTTGCGGTCGGAGGGTTCATTGTAGCGACCGGCGTTCGGTATGTCAGTGGGGGAAGCGGAGGCGATATTCGAATACCCGGCGTCCAGCGCGTCACGTCGTGGCTCGCGGCGAGAGTTCACCGACACGTGAACAGCTCGAGTATTGTCGGCCTCGGCGCCGTCAACGCGTTTCTTCCTTGCCCGATGCTGTATCCCGCGTCTCTGTTCGCCTTCGCGAGCGGCTCCCCGACCACCGGGGGAATCGCTCTCGGTGCCCTCGGTATCGGGACGATTCAGGCCGTCTTCCTCTACGGGACGATTATCCAGTCGATCGACGTTGCCCACCGGCGTCGCGTTCATCGGCTGCTCGGCGTGGTGTTCGTCGTGTTAGGGTACGTGCTGTTCGCGCACGGGCTGATGGCGCTCGGTGTCCACCTTCCACACCCGATGTTCCCGCATTATCAGCCTCTCGGTGGGATGGGGCATTGA
- the sufB gene encoding Fe-S cluster assembly protein SufB: protein MSSKQDDLKETNTEARFEFKKEEKSAFKSEKGLTEETVRVISEDKDEPEWMLERRLRALEQFQEMPMPTDWPGQPDLSEVDVDEIVPYIRPDVDVRAGVDDWTELPDDIKDTFDKLGIPEAEKNALSGVGAQYESEVVYQNMQERWEEKGVIFCNMDEAVQEHEELVREHFMTNCVPPSDNKFAALHGAIWSGGSFVYIPEDTTVDMPVQAYFRMNSEGMGQFEHTLIIAEEGSEVHYIEGCSAPKYSKFNLHCGGVEVFVGEDAHVQYSTVQNWSKNTYNLNTKRAIAEKGGRMEWISGSMGSKATMLYPSTILKGRGASDNHITIAFAGEGQDIDTGAKVYHNAPETKSTVESKSIAKDGGRTNYRGLVHIADGAENSSTAVECDALMFDNESTSDTMPYMEINESKVDVAHEATVGKIGDEDIFYLQSRGLDDDDAKQMIVSGFIEPITEELPIEYAVELNRLVELEMEGSLG from the coding sequence ATGAGTTCAAAACAAGACGATCTTAAGGAGACGAACACCGAGGCCCGCTTCGAGTTCAAGAAGGAGGAGAAGTCCGCCTTCAAAAGCGAGAAGGGTCTCACCGAGGAGACGGTCCGCGTCATCTCGGAGGACAAGGACGAACCGGAGTGGATGCTGGAGCGCCGCCTGCGCGCGTTAGAGCAGTTCCAGGAGATGCCGATGCCGACCGACTGGCCCGGCCAGCCGGACCTCTCGGAAGTCGACGTCGACGAGATCGTCCCCTATATCCGGCCGGATGTCGATGTCCGCGCCGGCGTCGACGACTGGACGGAGCTCCCGGACGACATCAAGGACACGTTCGACAAGCTGGGCATCCCGGAGGCCGAGAAGAACGCGCTCTCGGGCGTCGGTGCGCAGTACGAATCGGAGGTCGTCTACCAGAACATGCAGGAGCGGTGGGAAGAGAAGGGCGTCATCTTCTGTAACATGGACGAGGCGGTCCAAGAGCACGAGGAACTCGTCCGCGAGCACTTCATGACGAACTGCGTCCCCCCGAGCGACAACAAGTTCGCCGCGCTTCACGGCGCCATCTGGTCCGGCGGCTCGTTCGTCTATATTCCCGAAGACACTACCGTCGACATGCCGGTTCAGGCGTACTTCCGGATGAACTCCGAGGGGATGGGCCAGTTCGAGCACACGCTCATCATCGCGGAGGAGGGCTCCGAGGTCCACTACATCGAGGGCTGTTCCGCCCCGAAGTATTCGAAGTTCAATCTTCACTGTGGCGGCGTCGAAGTGTTCGTGGGCGAGGACGCCCACGTCCAGTACTCGACGGTGCAGAACTGGTCGAAGAACACGTACAACCTGAACACCAAGCGCGCCATCGCGGAGAAGGGCGGGCGCATGGAGTGGATCTCCGGCTCGATGGGGTCGAAGGCGACGATGCTGTACCCGTCGACGATCCTCAAGGGCCGCGGCGCCTCCGACAACCACATCACCATCGCCTTCGCGGGCGAGGGTCAGGACATCGACACCGGTGCGAAGGTGTACCACAACGCGCCGGAAACGAAGTCGACCGTCGAGTCGAAGTCGATCGCGAAGGACGGCGGCCGCACGAACTACCGCGGGCTCGTCCACATCGCGGACGGCGCGGAAAACTCCTCGACGGCCGTCGAGTGCGATGCGCTGATGTTCGACAACGAGTCGACGTCGGACACGATGCCGTACATGGAGATCAACGAGTCGAAGGTCGACGTCGCCCACGAGGCGACCGTCGGCAAGATCGGCGACGAGGACATCTTCTACCTCCAGTCGCGCGGGCTGGACGACGACGACGCGAAACAGATGATCGTCTCCGGCTTCATCGAGCCGATCACGGAGGAGCTGCCCATCGAGTACGCCGTCGAGCTCAACCGGCTCGTCGAACTCGAGATGGAGGGCTCGCTGGGGTAA